One Streptomyces sp. ML-6 genomic region harbors:
- a CDS encoding lanthionine synthetase C family protein, with translation MTDRINHVHRVCQDVSARLVEPASVVRTFTDALGDGATPAQLEAQTRSLGSGLPGVALLFGDCAPPGLRMDRVSHRHFTAAVQLLQRGPASDPGLHSGISGLALSLLLCRGSSSGYGRALQQLDASLSGIVAAMSTSVERDPIGDRARFDTISGLAGVGRYALLRGAPMRDTLMAVLKALVALGTNHSVDGHHIPGYWTLTRPRGGLVASPRAGNLNLGMSHGIAGPLALLALAHKQGVSVPGQLKTMEMLAAIYRDRARTGEHGVSWPDFISWDAWLSGDTDEESGRTAWCYGSLGIASALRLAADATGQEELRLLAHSAVESMVRVPLDQWPVRSAGLCHGWAGALNCLKFFATGPHAEEVNRVRGEIADVVLRLYDEQEPFGFGYPDEDGRTTLALPGFLDGATGVVLALDAYASGSTEAAPWDAALLLA, from the coding sequence ATGACCGACAGAATCAACCACGTACACCGGGTCTGCCAGGACGTCTCGGCCAGGCTCGTCGAACCCGCCTCCGTCGTGAGGACGTTCACCGACGCGCTGGGCGACGGCGCGACCCCGGCGCAACTGGAGGCACAGACCCGGAGCCTGGGCAGCGGGCTGCCCGGCGTGGCCCTCCTCTTCGGCGACTGCGCACCTCCCGGCCTGCGGATGGACCGCGTCTCACACCGGCATTTCACCGCGGCCGTCCAGTTGCTGCAGCGCGGTCCGGCCAGTGACCCCGGCCTTCACTCCGGGATCAGCGGCCTGGCGCTGTCGCTCCTTCTGTGCCGTGGGAGCAGCAGCGGGTACGGACGCGCCCTGCAGCAGCTCGACGCTTCCCTGAGCGGCATCGTGGCAGCGATGTCCACCTCCGTCGAACGCGACCCCATCGGTGACCGGGCCCGCTTCGACACCATCAGCGGTCTGGCGGGCGTGGGCCGGTACGCCCTGCTGAGGGGCGCCCCGATGCGGGACACCCTCATGGCGGTCCTGAAGGCACTGGTCGCTCTCGGAACGAATCATTCCGTCGACGGCCACCACATCCCCGGCTACTGGACGTTGACGAGACCGCGCGGCGGGCTCGTCGCCTCGCCACGCGCCGGCAACCTGAACCTCGGCATGTCGCACGGCATCGCCGGCCCGCTGGCACTTCTGGCCCTCGCCCACAAACAAGGAGTGTCCGTACCCGGCCAGCTGAAAACGATGGAGATGCTGGCCGCCATCTACCGGGATCGGGCCCGGACGGGGGAGCACGGTGTCTCCTGGCCCGACTTCATCTCGTGGGACGCGTGGCTTTCCGGTGACACCGACGAGGAGAGCGGAAGAACGGCGTGGTGTTACGGCAGTCTCGGCATCGCCTCGGCGCTGCGCCTTGCGGCGGACGCGACCGGTCAGGAGGAACTGCGCCTGCTGGCCCATTCGGCCGTGGAATCCATGGTCCGCGTACCGCTGGACCAATGGCCGGTGCGGAGCGCCGGGCTCTGCCACGGCTGGGCCGGTGCGCTCAACTGCCTCAAGTTCTTCGCGACGGGGCCCCATGCGGAGGAGGTGAACCGCGTTCGCGGAGAGATCGCCGATGTGGTTCTCCGGCTCTACGACGAACAAGAACCCTTCGGGTTCGGATACCCGGACGAAGACGGCCGGACGACACTCGCGCTCCCGGGTTTCCTCGACGGCGCCACCGGCGTCGTCCTGGCACTGGACGCCTACGCCTCGGGAAGCACCGAGGCGGCGCCGTGGGACGCGGCGCTCCTGCTGGCCTGA